A single window of Granulicella mallensis MP5ACTX8 DNA harbors:
- a CDS encoding Mrp/NBP35 family ATP-binding protein, with amino-acid sequence MGHSGQGMPQGPQPLPGVQHVVAVGSGKGGVGKTTVSVNLSVSLAKLGYRVGLIDADIYGPNVPTMLGITRQPNIIGENRIEPLQAHGVKFISIGLISPGDKPMVMRGPMLHQIIRQFLQQVEWGELDFLIVDLPPGTGDVVISLVQTVPLTGAVVVSTGSSVALQDARKALEMFHQVNVEVLGLVENMSQMTLPSGEVIDVFGAGGTEQTAKQFNLPFLGSIDLDPRVREGGDRGLPAALGTEESLRAREFAAIALKIAEKAKEVAARSEDVLEIN; translated from the coding sequence ATGGGACATAGTGGACAGGGAATGCCGCAGGGGCCTCAGCCGTTGCCGGGTGTACAGCATGTGGTGGCGGTGGGATCGGGTAAGGGCGGCGTCGGCAAGACGACGGTGAGCGTCAACCTTTCGGTGAGCCTCGCGAAGCTGGGCTACCGGGTGGGGTTGATTGACGCCGACATCTACGGGCCGAACGTTCCCACGATGCTGGGCATCACGCGGCAGCCGAACATCATCGGTGAAAACCGCATTGAGCCGCTGCAGGCGCATGGCGTTAAGTTCATCTCCATCGGCCTGATCTCTCCCGGCGACAAGCCGATGGTGATGCGCGGGCCGATGCTGCACCAGATCATCCGGCAGTTTCTGCAGCAGGTGGAGTGGGGCGAACTGGACTTCCTCATCGTCGACCTGCCGCCGGGTACGGGCGACGTCGTCATCTCGCTGGTGCAGACAGTGCCGTTGACCGGTGCGGTCGTCGTCTCGACCGGGTCGAGCGTGGCGTTGCAGGATGCACGCAAGGCACTTGAGATGTTCCACCAGGTCAACGTCGAGGTACTGGGGCTGGTAGAGAACATGAGCCAGATGACGCTGCCGAGCGGTGAGGTCATCGACGTATTCGGCGCGGGTGGAACGGAGCAGACGGCGAAGCAGTTCAACCTGCCGTTCCTGGGCTCTATCGACCTCGATCCTCGCGTACGCGAGGGCGGCGATCGCGGTCTGCCGGCGGCGCTGGGTACCGAAGAGTCTCTGCGGGCGCGGGAGTTTGCGGCCATTGCCTTGAAGATCGCCGAGAAGGCTAAAGAAGTCGCAGCACGCAGCGAAGATGTGTTGGAGATTAATTAG
- the hrcA gene encoding heat-inducible transcriptional repressor HrcA: MAGMNQMTIRQRQILTAIVENYISTGEPVSSGTIARSQAFENGAMSAATIRNEMADLADAGMLEQPHTSAGRIPSAEAFRMYVAQLHGGFAGRLPGLSLAEVQSQIDSSFAGVAGAQALLARTSHVLATLSSGVGLAIGAIANADLLEHVHFSRLAARRVLAVLVTRSGMVRDRVLSIDRDLSLRELETAANFLNEHYRGWNIERVRAELAQRLERERSDYRELAQQLWAGTVPEAAHAEQAVYVEGVANLVGLPEDRAQLREMLAALETKQRLVELLNAYIDSRQESVRVVFDLEEQAPEMAGLVLIAAPARVGGESVGTVGVIGPKRMHYENAMSAVSYIAQVFDRISSDVTGGMLGPPPL, encoded by the coding sequence ATGGCGGGCATGAACCAGATGACAATACGGCAGCGGCAGATTCTGACCGCGATCGTCGAGAACTATATCTCGACGGGTGAGCCGGTGAGCTCTGGCACCATTGCGCGTTCACAGGCCTTTGAAAACGGTGCGATGAGCGCTGCGACGATTCGCAACGAGATGGCTGACCTGGCGGATGCCGGCATGTTGGAGCAGCCGCATACCTCGGCTGGCCGCATTCCTTCGGCCGAGGCCTTCCGCATGTACGTCGCCCAGTTGCACGGAGGCTTTGCCGGGCGACTGCCGGGGCTTTCTCTCGCCGAGGTGCAGTCGCAGATCGACTCCAGCTTTGCCGGGGTCGCCGGGGCGCAGGCTCTGCTGGCGCGAACCTCGCATGTGCTGGCGACTCTTTCCAGTGGTGTCGGTCTGGCCATCGGCGCTATCGCGAACGCCGATCTGCTGGAGCACGTACACTTCAGCCGGCTGGCTGCGCGGAGGGTGCTTGCGGTGCTGGTCACGCGCAGCGGCATGGTGCGCGACCGGGTGCTGTCCATCGACCGTGATCTTTCGCTGCGCGAGCTTGAGACTGCCGCAAACTTTTTGAACGAACACTACCGAGGCTGGAACATCGAGCGCGTGCGTGCGGAGTTGGCGCAGCGGTTGGAACGCGAACGCAGCGACTACAGGGAGCTTGCTCAGCAGCTATGGGCAGGTACCGTGCCGGAGGCCGCACACGCCGAACAGGCGGTTTATGTCGAGGGCGTAGCCAACCTCGTCGGGCTCCCGGAAGACCGCGCCCAGTTGCGCGAGATGCTGGCGGCGCTTGAGACCAAGCAACGCCTGGTGGAGCTGCTGAACGCCTACATCGATTCGCGGCAGGAGTCGGTCCGCGTCGTATTCGACCTGGAAGAGCAGGCCCCGGAGATGGCAGGGCTGGTGTTGATCGCCGCACCGGCGCGAGTCGGCGGCGAAAGCGTTGGAACGGTAGGCGTGATCGGGCCCAAGAGAATGCACTATGAGAATGCGATGAGCGCAGTCAGCTACATCGCGCAGGTGTTTGACCGCATCAGCAGCGATGTGACGGGTGGGATGCTTGGACCGCCCCCGCTATGA
- a CDS encoding nucleotide exchange factor GrpE, translating to MSTQDMTQEEMMDATQPEPENGTEVIEADAQQAEMEQLRGERDQLKDRLARLQAEFDNARKREIKERQDARDYAVQGAVEPFLGVMDNFQLALKADGSAEQLRTGVELILKQMEEALKGLQVQPVETVGAQFDPRIHEALGSIETVEHPDHQVLEEIRRGYKLRDKLLRPALVRIAVNTAQKSE from the coding sequence ATGAGCACACAGGACATGACACAGGAAGAGATGATGGACGCCACGCAGCCCGAACCAGAGAACGGAACCGAAGTGATCGAGGCCGATGCACAGCAGGCAGAGATGGAACAGCTTCGCGGCGAGCGCGACCAGTTGAAGGACCGCCTCGCGCGTCTGCAGGCTGAGTTCGACAACGCCCGCAAGCGCGAGATCAAGGAGCGTCAGGACGCTCGCGACTACGCCGTGCAGGGCGCGGTCGAGCCGTTCCTCGGCGTGATGGACAACTTCCAGCTCGCACTGAAGGCCGATGGCTCCGCCGAGCAACTGCGTACCGGGGTGGAGTTGATCCTGAAGCAGATGGAAGAGGCCCTGAAGGGCTTGCAGGTGCAGCCGGTAGAGACCGTGGGAGCGCAGTTCGACCCGCGAATCCACGAGGCTCTGGGCAGCATCGAAACAGTGGAGCATCCTGACCACCAGGTGTTGGAAGAGATTCGCCGCGGCTATAAGCTGCGTGACAAGCTGCTTCGTCCGGCGCTGGTGCGGATCGCAGTGAACACCGCACAGAAGAGCGAGTAG
- the dnaJ gene encoding molecular chaperone DnaJ: MATATMKMDYYEVLSVERTATDAELKVAYRKLAMQFHPDRNPNNPEAEERFKQCSEAYQVLSDPDKRAAYDRYGHAGVSGAGPGGFNGGGNPFQGQGDLGDIFGDLFGEMFNMGGSGNRRASRAQRGRDLKFDMRLEFEEAVFGVEREITIRRAEVCEVCSGSGSEGGKQPETCQQCGGRGQIRTQQGFFSVARTCPVCSGTGSIVRNPCKTCKGDARLQREHKILVKVPAGVEQDTRIRYSGEGDAGRFGGPAGDLYVVLEVKAHKFFERDGDDLHCVIPVSFPQAALGTEIELTTLEGKETLKVPEGTQSGKEFKLKGKGVPHLNSHGKGDLIVEVRVQTPSKLNKQQKELMKQLAETMTVENTPASRGLFGKVKDIFS; encoded by the coding sequence ATGGCGACAGCAACGATGAAGATGGATTACTACGAAGTTCTAAGCGTGGAACGCACGGCCACCGATGCCGAGCTCAAGGTCGCGTATCGCAAGCTCGCCATGCAGTTTCATCCGGACCGCAACCCGAACAATCCGGAGGCTGAGGAGCGCTTCAAGCAGTGCAGCGAGGCCTACCAGGTCCTGAGTGACCCGGACAAGCGTGCGGCCTATGACCGTTACGGTCATGCCGGTGTCAGCGGCGCCGGGCCGGGTGGCTTCAACGGCGGCGGCAACCCCTTCCAGGGGCAGGGCGACCTGGGAGACATCTTCGGCGACCTGTTCGGCGAGATGTTCAACATGGGTGGCAGCGGCAATCGCCGGGCATCGCGCGCCCAGCGTGGCCGCGACCTGAAGTTCGACATGCGTCTGGAGTTTGAGGAGGCTGTCTTCGGCGTCGAGCGCGAGATCACGATCCGTCGCGCCGAGGTGTGCGAGGTCTGCTCGGGTTCAGGCTCGGAGGGCGGCAAGCAGCCGGAGACCTGCCAGCAGTGCGGTGGGCGCGGACAGATTCGCACGCAGCAGGGCTTCTTCTCGGTCGCGAGAACCTGCCCGGTGTGCAGCGGAACGGGCAGCATCGTTCGCAACCCCTGCAAGACCTGCAAGGGCGATGCCCGTCTGCAGCGTGAGCACAAGATCCTCGTCAAGGTTCCGGCGGGTGTCGAGCAGGACACGCGCATTCGCTACAGCGGTGAGGGCGACGCGGGACGCTTCGGCGGCCCGGCGGGCGACCTCTACGTGGTGCTCGAGGTCAAGGCTCACAAGTTCTTCGAGCGTGATGGCGACGACCTGCACTGCGTGATCCCGGTAAGCTTCCCCCAGGCGGCGCTCGGCACCGAGATCGAATTGACGACGCTCGAGGGCAAGGAGACGCTGAAGGTTCCCGAAGGCACGCAGAGCGGCAAGGAGTTCAAGCTGAAGGGTAAGGGTGTTCCCCACCTGAACTCGCACGGCAAGGGCGACCTGATCGTCGAGGTAAGGGTGCAGACGCCGAGCAAGCTCAACAAGCAGCAGAAGGAACTGATGAAGCAGCTTGCCGAGACGATGACGGTGGAGAACACCCCGGCTTCGCGCGGACTGTTTGGCAAGGTGAAGGACATCTTCAGCTAG
- a CDS encoding RsmE family RNA methyltransferase, producing the protein MTRRRWIADTFTDTTASLTGDQAAHLARVLRAEPGQIFDVVANGFLHRAEITSVSDSEVVFTLHEELEADAALPVHLLLAVFKFDHMEWGIEKATELGAERITPVLARRTEKHLSQAAAKRVERWRRIVREAAQQSRRSDVPTVDDPQTLKAALQSVSAETKLLLAETEQENTIAAALQQASQSVALAVGPEGGWTPEEMQLFTEHGWKHVTLGPRILRAETAAIAGLAICSALL; encoded by the coding sequence ATGACGCGCCGCCGCTGGATCGCCGACACCTTCACCGACACAACCGCTTCGCTCACCGGCGACCAGGCCGCTCATCTCGCGCGAGTGCTGCGCGCGGAGCCCGGACAAATCTTTGACGTCGTCGCCAACGGCTTCCTGCATCGCGCCGAGATCACGAGCGTCTCCGATAGCGAAGTCGTCTTCACGCTGCACGAGGAACTCGAAGCCGATGCCGCACTGCCGGTGCATCTGCTGCTCGCTGTCTTCAAGTTCGATCACATGGAGTGGGGCATCGAGAAGGCCACCGAGCTCGGCGCGGAGCGCATCACGCCGGTGCTCGCTCGACGCACGGAGAAACATCTCTCCCAGGCTGCGGCAAAACGTGTCGAACGTTGGCGACGCATCGTGCGCGAGGCCGCGCAGCAGTCGCGGCGAAGCGATGTGCCTACAGTCGATGATCCGCAAACGTTGAAGGCCGCATTGCAGTCGGTGAGCGCGGAGACGAAGTTGCTGCTCGCCGAGACGGAGCAGGAGAACACGATCGCTGCTGCGTTGCAGCAAGCGAGTCAGTCCGTTGCTTTGGCTGTTGGTCCCGAGGGTGGCTGGACACCCGAGGAGATGCAGCTCTTTACTGAGCATGGATGGAAGCATGTCACACTCGGACCGCGTATTCTTCGTGCCGAGACTGCGGCCATAGCGGGGCTGGCTATCTGTTCGGCTTTGCTTTAG
- a CDS encoding CPBP family intramembrane glutamic endopeptidase, protein MTETLPDPLLPLAETSRTEDVPQLLAPWFHTLAISALLTGLALLSHLGHREITTMDHPVRYCSQMLMIWMLLGCVVAGLYRRRLFFWNTLLHNRRSWLVEGVRGVTIYVACSAMFYFVVMGFVYVLALRHVSDTSALSHLHLKNKTVEATAPTTGFELLLWAGVSFTAGFCEEHIFRGYLLRQSIAFFRGTGTSPRFAAIFSVASTSILFGSLHLYEGIGGAVFIGLLGLVFATLALRFGNLRAVIVAHSVQDFMVGLFLFLRHLHQVR, encoded by the coding sequence ATGACAGAGACTTTGCCCGATCCTTTGCTTCCCCTCGCGGAAACCTCGAGGACCGAGGACGTCCCACAGCTCCTTGCACCCTGGTTCCATACGCTGGCCATCAGCGCGCTGCTCACAGGCCTGGCCCTGTTGTCGCACTTGGGGCATCGCGAAATTACCACGATGGACCACCCGGTGCGTTACTGCTCACAGATGCTCATGATCTGGATGTTGCTCGGTTGCGTCGTCGCCGGCTTGTATCGCCGTCGACTCTTCTTCTGGAACACTCTGCTGCACAACCGCCGCTCATGGCTCGTTGAAGGCGTACGGGGCGTCACGATCTATGTGGCGTGCTCGGCGATGTTCTACTTCGTCGTCATGGGTTTCGTATACGTTCTGGCTTTGCGGCATGTCTCGGACACCTCGGCCCTATCCCACCTCCATCTGAAGAACAAGACCGTCGAGGCCACGGCGCCTACAACAGGCTTTGAACTTTTGTTGTGGGCGGGTGTCAGTTTCACGGCAGGATTCTGTGAAGAGCACATCTTTCGCGGATACCTGCTGCGCCAGTCCATCGCCTTCTTCCGCGGAACCGGAACATCGCCGAGATTCGCCGCGATCTTCTCTGTCGCAAGCACATCTATCCTCTTCGGGAGCCTTCACCTCTATGAAGGAATAGGAGGCGCTGTCTTCATCGGTCTGCTTGGATTGGTGTTCGCGACTCTCGCGTTGCGCTTCGGCAATCTGCGCGCCGTCATCGTCGCGCATAGCGTACAAGACTTCATGGTGGGACTCTTTCTCTTCCTCCGACACCTCCATCAGGTGCGATGA
- a CDS encoding acetyl-CoA C-acetyltransferase: MRDVVIVSAVRTPVGKFQGGLSEMSAVELGAIAVRAAVERASIAPDSVDECLMGCVLPAGLGQNPARQAALRGGLADTVSALTLNMVCGSGLKAVALAAQAIAQGDAEIVVAGGMESMSNAPYLLPGARKGLRMGDGAVVDSMIRDGLWCACEDFHMGITGELVAEKHSITREQQDEYALASHHKAAAAWREGRFDAEVVPVEVKGRKGSVMVTRDESIREDASLEALAALKPAFKKDGTVTAGNAPGVNDAAAAVVVMSAEKARELGLKPMATIRAQATSGVAPKWVMLAPVTGIKKVLERAKWSMDQVDLFELNEAFSVQALGVTKELGLGLDRVNVNGGAVAIGHPIGASGARVLVTLLHEMQRRDAKKGVAALCLGGGNSVALAVER, translated from the coding sequence ATGCGTGATGTCGTAATCGTAAGTGCGGTGCGGACGCCGGTCGGAAAGTTCCAGGGCGGGCTGTCGGAGATGTCTGCGGTAGAGCTGGGCGCTATCGCTGTGCGAGCGGCCGTGGAACGCGCCAGCATCGCTCCGGACAGCGTGGACGAGTGCCTCATGGGCTGTGTGCTGCCTGCAGGGCTCGGACAGAACCCGGCACGGCAGGCGGCTCTGCGTGGCGGACTTGCGGACACTGTAAGTGCCCTGACCCTCAACATGGTGTGCGGATCGGGCCTGAAGGCCGTTGCGCTCGCGGCACAGGCCATCGCACAGGGGGACGCGGAGATCGTTGTGGCGGGCGGCATGGAGTCGATGTCGAACGCGCCGTACCTGCTTCCGGGTGCGCGCAAGGGGCTGCGCATGGGAGACGGCGCCGTGGTGGACTCGATGATTCGCGACGGACTGTGGTGCGCGTGTGAGGACTTCCATATGGGCATAACCGGCGAACTCGTCGCAGAGAAGCATTCGATCACGCGCGAGCAGCAGGACGAGTATGCTCTGGCCTCACACCACAAGGCGGCCGCAGCGTGGCGCGAAGGCCGCTTCGACGCCGAGGTCGTGCCGGTCGAGGTGAAGGGCAGGAAGGGGTCCGTGATGGTGACGCGCGACGAGAGCATCCGCGAGGACGCTTCGCTGGAGGCGCTCGCGGCCTTGAAGCCGGCCTTCAAGAAGGACGGCACCGTGACAGCGGGGAACGCTCCCGGGGTGAACGACGCAGCAGCGGCGGTGGTGGTGATGTCGGCGGAGAAGGCGCGCGAGCTCGGACTCAAGCCGATGGCGACCATCCGGGCGCAGGCTACCAGCGGCGTTGCGCCGAAGTGGGTGATGCTGGCTCCGGTGACGGGAATCAAAAAAGTGCTGGAGCGCGCGAAGTGGTCGATGGATCAGGTCGATCTGTTCGAGTTGAACGAGGCCTTCAGCGTGCAGGCGCTAGGCGTGACGAAAGAGTTGGGGCTAGGCCTGGACCGCGTAAATGTAAACGGCGGTGCCGTGGCGATCGGGCATCCCATTGGAGCCAGCGGCGCACGCGTGCTCGTAACGTTGCTGCACGAGATGCAGCGCCGGGATGCGAAGAAGGGTGTGGCGGCGTTGTGCCTGGGGGGAGGGAACTCGGTGGCGCTGGCGGTGGAGCGGTAA
- a CDS encoding type II toxin-antitoxin system RelE/ParE family toxin, giving the protein MMQLAAMPNVGKIGELPGTRELLFHPWPHIAVYKVTSDAVRIIRIRHASQRWP; this is encoded by the coding sequence GTGATGCAGCTTGCCGCAATGCCGAATGTCGGCAAGATAGGCGAACTACCGGGAACCCGTGAGCTTCTGTTCCACCCATGGCCTCACATCGCTGTCTATAAAGTCACCAGCGATGCTGTCCGCATCATCCGCATCCGTCACGCTTCGCAGCGGTGGCCATAA
- a CDS encoding type II toxin-antitoxin system RelE/ParE family toxin: MKIIWTPRAASDLDGVVDFIQREARTLQPE, translated from the coding sequence ATGAAGATTATCTGGACGCCGCGCGCCGCGTCGGATCTCGATGGCGTGGTCGACTTCATTCAGCGGGAAGCCCGGACGCTGCAACCCGAGTAG
- a CDS encoding CopG family ribbon-helix-helix protein has translation MTLHLTPAQEQRLQQLAADSHRTPDELAQEAVDGYLNHLEALAAEVQEGEASAERDGWLTHEEVFERLHKRIKKAA, from the coding sequence ATGACCCTTCATCTCACTCCCGCGCAAGAGCAGAGACTGCAGCAGCTCGCTGCTGATTCTCATCGCACGCCTGATGAGCTAGCGCAGGAAGCTGTCGATGGCTATCTCAATCATCTGGAAGCCCTGGCGGCAGAGGTGCAAGAAGGTGAAGCTTCGGCCGAGCGAGATGGCTGGCTTACGCACGAAGAGGTCTTCGAACGACTTCACAAGCGAATAAAAAAAGCTGCATGA